One bacterium genomic window carries:
- a CDS encoding DUF116 domain-containing protein produces MKISKKIFLSLSLLSLVILIGGVAVLFWLIVPRLQHLGGWLFYAAAIAAALFLLVVTGGLFLLFLSALTEKDFLFPHGKKQVTVKVLYPLNLMLGYLLGIGRERIGESFVAFNNALVRAAGKRLDPARILILLPHCLQLADCPHRVTSDIRNCKRCGKCPLAGLAAIADETGVQISVATGGTLARRVIVELKPTSILAVACERDLVSGIHDAYPIPVYGILNQRPHGPCRNTLVDMDQVALGLSVLLGREVKWKHGN; encoded by the coding sequence ATGAAGATCAGTAAAAAAATATTTCTCAGCCTCTCCCTCTTAAGTCTGGTGATCCTGATCGGCGGAGTGGCCGTGCTTTTCTGGCTGATAGTGCCCAGGCTGCAGCACTTGGGCGGCTGGCTGTTCTATGCCGCCGCCATCGCCGCCGCGCTGTTCCTGCTGGTGGTGACAGGGGGGCTGTTCCTGCTGTTCCTCTCCGCCTTAACCGAGAAGGATTTTCTGTTTCCCCACGGCAAGAAGCAGGTGACGGTCAAGGTGCTGTATCCCCTGAACCTGATGCTGGGCTATCTGCTGGGGATCGGCCGGGAGAGGATAGGGGAATCATTCGTAGCCTTTAACAATGCCCTGGTGCGGGCCGCCGGCAAACGGCTGGACCCGGCCCGGATCCTGATCCTTCTGCCCCACTGCCTGCAGCTGGCCGACTGCCCCCACCGGGTGACCTCCGACATCAGGAACTGCAAACGCTGCGGGAAATGCCCCCTGGCCGGGCTGGCCGCCATCGCCGATGAGACCGGGGTCCAGATCTCGGTGGCCACCGGCGGCACCCTGGCCCGCCGGGTGATAGTGGAGCTGAAGCCCACCTCCATCCTGGCGGTGGCCTGCGAGCGGGACCTGGTCTCGGGCATCCACGACGCCTATCCCATCCCGGTCTACGGCATTTTGAACCAGCGGCCGCACGGCCCCTGCCGCAACACCCTGGTGGACATGGATCAGGTGGCCCTGGGGCTTTCGGTGCTGCTGGGACGGGAGGTAAAGTGGAAGCACGGGAATTAG